In one window of Tachypleus tridentatus isolate NWPU-2018 chromosome 2, ASM421037v1, whole genome shotgun sequence DNA:
- the LOC143235422 gene encoding carbohydrate sulfotransferase 1-like, producing the protein MKWKIFSLIPITTVICFCLYQLDWNLSYQKTHFKFVHPFAEKMAKNNSTQKAATRVLLITYLRSGSTFTGEVLQHLSDSTFYDYEPLHHMSLSTRLHGKLASDAIDHLLKLFRCNYVNETYLKYVQKKENLYMLTKNTFMWKRCKTEKNCSKPSVMSSLCNKAKVHVMKVLRLPLSYVQQLLEKATNLDIRVIYLVRDPRGIYGSRKSRSWCRPTNCSDITVLCDEIWDDLVSFYRLQKAFPGKFHFLRFEDIALKPFDETKKLLKSLGFQISKSLKKYLEKHMFAKSRKYQSAFSTFRNSSSIPSKWHSSLTISEKKNIKKKCGRVLKKLGQW; encoded by the exons ATGAAATGGAAAATTTTCTCGCTTATACCGATTActactgtaatttgtttttgtttatatcagCTCGACTGGAACTTAAGCTACCAGAAAACACATTTCAAATTTGTACACCCGTTCGCAG AAAAAATGGCAAAAAATAACTCTACGCAAAAAGCAGCTACTCGTGTTTTGTTGATCACTTACTTACGATCCGGAAGCACGTTTACAGGTGAAGTATTACAGCATTTATCTGACAGTACCTTCTACGACTATGAGCCTCTTCATCACATGAGTCTGAGCACAAGGCTACATGGAAAACTTGCATCAGATGCAATAGATCATCTTCTGAAACTGTTTAGATGTAACTATGTCAATGAGACATACTTAAAGTATGTGCAAAAGAAAGAGAATTTGTACATGTTGACAAAGAACACGTTTATGTGGAAACGCTGTAAAACCGAGAAAAACTGTTCGAAGCCAAGTGTCATGTCTTCTTTATGTAATAAAGCAAAGGTTCACGTGATGAAAGTTCTCCGTTTACCTCTTTCTTACGTCCAACAGTTGTTGGAAAAGGCCACAAACCTAGATATCCGAGTGATATATCTTGTACGAGATCCTCGTGGAATCTATGGCTCAAGGAAATCACGCAGCTGGTGTCGACCTACGAACTGCTCTGACATCACTGTTTTATGTGATGAGATCTGGGACGATCTTGTCAGTTTTTATCGGCTGCAAAAAGCATTTCCTGGAAAATTCCATTTTCTGCGTTTTGAAGATATTGCATTGAAACCATTTGACGAAACTAAAAAACTTCTGAAAAGTCTGGGTTTCCAAATTTCGAAATCCCTGAAGAAGTATTTAGAGAAACACATGTTTGCCAAAAGTAGAAAGTACCAAAGTGCTTTTTCCACATTTAGAAATTCATCCAGTATTCCATCAAAGTGGCATTCATCCCTAACTATTTccgaaaagaaaaatattaaaaaaaaatgtggtagAGTTTTGAAGAAACTTGGACAGTGGTAA